From one Nothobranchius furzeri strain GRZ-AD chromosome 2, NfurGRZ-RIMD1, whole genome shotgun sequence genomic stretch:
- the LOC139066162 gene encoding gastrula zinc finger protein XlCGF57.1-like isoform X1 yields MDTDVPQLVIVKDESPEEQSAGVDQQDPEHLHVKEEQEELWTSLEGEQLHLKEESDVASFSFTTVFIKNEDDEEKPLSQLHQQQIEDRDFPTSSSSDQMTAATSGRSDTCRNSDLTSYEQTSNSSETEVSGEDEEDDCVNLDSELSDSGSKTGVLDNDCNESRSSESDVKPVTKSFGCPECGKTFLHEWSLQKHTRVTSHPAKSSSGCSINKKCAKVKQHVDSCKKVQKERKSFSCDDCGKRFGSKSSLNRHMSVHTGQKPFVCELCGQRFSQNCHLNSHMSVHTGQKPFACEFCEQRFSQKTNLNSHMSVHTGQKPFACELCGKRFSQKRHLNSHMSVHTGQKPFACELCGKRFSQKRHVNSHMSVHTGHKPFACERCGQRFSRKNLLNGHMSFHTGQKPFACELCGQRFSLKTYLNNHMRVHTEQKPFACEFCGQRFSLKTYLNSHMRVHTGQKPFACDFCGQRFSQKTNLNKHMRVHRAHKQSSGMN; encoded by the coding sequence ATGTTCCTCAGCTGGTGATAGTTAAAGATGAATCTCCTGAAGAACaaagtgctggtgtggaccagcaggacccagaacaccttcACGTAAAAgaggaacaggaggaactctggaccagtctCGAAGGGGAGCAGCTTCATTTGAAGGAGGAGTCGGATGTGGCCAGTTTTTCTTTCACAACAGTTTTTATAAagaatgaggatgatgaagagaaacctttatcacagcttcatcagcagcaaatagaagacagagattttccaaccagcagctcatctgaccagatgacagcagcAACTAGTGGACGATCGGACACTTGCAGGAACTCAGATCTGACATCTTATGAACAAACATccaattcttcagagactgaagttagtggagaggatgaagaggatgactgtgtgaatctagactctgagctgtcagactctgggtctaaaACTGGAGTTCTAGACAATGACTgtaatgagagcaggtcttctgagtccgaTGTTAAGCCTGTCACCAAATCCTTTGGTTGCCCCGAGTGTGGTAAAACATTTCTCCATGagtggtctctccagaaacacacGAGAGTGACAAGTCATCCTGCAAAAAGCTCTTCAGGCTGTTCGATTAATAAGAAATGTGCCaaagtgaagcaacatgtagactcatgCAAGAAAGTCCAAAAAGAgcgaaaatcatttagttgtgatgactgtggaaaaagatttggtTCAAAatcaagtttaaacagacacatgagtgtccacacaggacagaagccttttgtctgtgagctctgtggacaaagatttagccaaaattgtcatttaaacagtcacatgagtgttcacacaggacagaaaccttttgcttgtgagttctgtgaacaaagatttagccaaaagactaatttaaacagtcacatgagtgttcacacaggacagaagccttttgcctgtgagctttgtggaaaaagatttagccaaaagagacatttaaacagtcacatgagtgtccacacaggacagaagccatttgcttgtgagctctgtggaaaaagatttagccagaaAAGAcatgtaaacagtcacatgagtgtTCACACAGGAcacaagccttttgcttgtgagcgctGTGGACAACGATTTAGCCGAAAGAATCTTTTAAACGGTCACATGAgtttccacacaggacagaagccttttgcttgtgagctctgtggacaaagatttagtcttaagacatatttaaacaatcacatgagagtACACACagaacagaagccttttgcttgtgagttctgtggGCAAAGATTTAGTCTCAAGACATATttgaacagtcacatgagagtccacacgggtcagaagccttttgcttgtgatttctgtggacaaagatttagtcaaaagacaaatttaaacaaacaTATGAGAGTTCATAGAGCTCACAAGCAATCCTCAGGAATGAACTAA
- the LOC139066162 gene encoding gastrula zinc finger protein XlCGF57.1-like isoform X2: MTAATSGRSDTCRNSDLTSYEQTSNSSETEVSGEDEEDDCVNLDSELSDSGSKTGVLDNDCNESRSSESDVKPVTKSFGCPECGKTFLHEWSLQKHTRVTSHPAKSSSGCSINKKCAKVKQHVDSCKKVQKERKSFSCDDCGKRFGSKSSLNRHMSVHTGQKPFVCELCGQRFSQNCHLNSHMSVHTGQKPFACEFCEQRFSQKTNLNSHMSVHTGQKPFACELCGKRFSQKRHLNSHMSVHTGQKPFACELCGKRFSQKRHVNSHMSVHTGHKPFACERCGQRFSRKNLLNGHMSFHTGQKPFACELCGQRFSLKTYLNNHMRVHTEQKPFACEFCGQRFSLKTYLNSHMRVHTGQKPFACDFCGQRFSQKTNLNKHMRVHRAHKQSSGMN; encoded by the coding sequence atgacagcagcAACTAGTGGACGATCGGACACTTGCAGGAACTCAGATCTGACATCTTATGAACAAACATccaattcttcagagactgaagttagtggagaggatgaagaggatgactgtgtgaatctagactctgagctgtcagactctgggtctaaaACTGGAGTTCTAGACAATGACTgtaatgagagcaggtcttctgagtccgaTGTTAAGCCTGTCACCAAATCCTTTGGTTGCCCCGAGTGTGGTAAAACATTTCTCCATGagtggtctctccagaaacacacGAGAGTGACAAGTCATCCTGCAAAAAGCTCTTCAGGCTGTTCGATTAATAAGAAATGTGCCaaagtgaagcaacatgtagactcatgCAAGAAAGTCCAAAAAGAgcgaaaatcatttagttgtgatgactgtggaaaaagatttggtTCAAAatcaagtttaaacagacacatgagtgtccacacaggacagaagccttttgtctgtgagctctgtggacaaagatttagccaaaattgtcatttaaacagtcacatgagtgttcacacaggacagaaaccttttgcttgtgagttctgtgaacaaagatttagccaaaagactaatttaaacagtcacatgagtgttcacacaggacagaagccttttgcctgtgagctttgtggaaaaagatttagccaaaagagacatttaaacagtcacatgagtgtccacacaggacagaagccatttgcttgtgagctctgtggaaaaagatttagccagaaAAGAcatgtaaacagtcacatgagtgtTCACACAGGAcacaagccttttgcttgtgagcgctGTGGACAACGATTTAGCCGAAAGAATCTTTTAAACGGTCACATGAgtttccacacaggacagaagccttttgcttgtgagctctgtggacaaagatttagtcttaagacatatttaaacaatcacatgagagtACACACagaacagaagccttttgcttgtgagttctgtggGCAAAGATTTAGTCTCAAGACATATttgaacagtcacatgagagtccacacgggtcagaagccttttgcttgtgatttctgtggacaaagatttagtcaaaagacaaatttaaacaaacaTATGAGAGTTCATAGAGCTCACAAGCAATCCTCAGGAATGAACTAA